A single window of Candidatus Microthrix subdominans DNA harbors:
- a CDS encoding SAM-dependent chlorinase/fluorinase → MAPTPAAEPAPVITLMSDLGHDDELIGVMHSVLAQLAPQTLVVDLTHDIDPRDVRGGALRLARSVQWLAPGVVIALVAPESAAGGRLVAIELSGGQAYFLGPDNGLLAPAMAMVGGAERAVILDADEHHLASPGRSHPGRDVLVPVAAALVGGTPLEQLGTPVDPMTLRPGLVPLAQEAEDGSLGAEVLSIDRFGDVQLNVEAEELAAFGERLSITVGEALRTARLVVERTDAQRGLGWWTDHLGMVSLLADGASAADDLGVSPGDQVTLAAGADEPGVTTPVALGQRSAPEPTDG, encoded by the coding sequence ATGGCCCCGACCCCCGCAGCGGAACCCGCCCCCGTCATCACCTTGATGTCCGATCTGGGTCACGACGACGAGTTGATCGGCGTGATGCACTCTGTGCTCGCCCAGCTGGCGCCCCAGACCCTGGTGGTCGACCTCACCCACGACATCGACCCCCGGGACGTGCGCGGCGGGGCGCTGCGGCTGGCCCGAAGCGTGCAGTGGTTGGCCCCGGGGGTGGTCATCGCCCTCGTCGCACCGGAGTCGGCGGCTGGCGGCAGGCTGGTCGCCATCGAGCTGAGCGGCGGCCAGGCCTATTTTCTCGGACCGGACAACGGGTTGTTGGCGCCGGCGATGGCGATGGTGGGCGGCGCCGAGCGGGCGGTGATCCTCGACGCAGACGAGCACCATCTGGCCAGCCCGGGGCGCAGCCATCCCGGCCGCGATGTTCTCGTGCCGGTGGCGGCAGCGCTGGTCGGCGGCACCCCACTGGAGCAGCTGGGCACCCCGGTCGACCCGATGACCCTGCGCCCCGGGTTGGTGCCGCTCGCCCAGGAGGCCGAGGACGGTTCGCTGGGGGCGGAGGTGCTCAGCATCGACCGCTTTGGCGATGTGCAGCTGAACGTCGAGGCCGAGGAGCTGGCTGCGTTCGGTGAACGGTTGTCGATCACGGTCGGTGAGGCACTGCGCACGGCTCGGCTGGTCGTCGAACGCACCGACGCACAGCGCGGGCTCGGGTGGTGGACCGACCACCTGGGCATGGTGTCGCTTCTGGCCGACGGTGCCTCGGCGGCCGACGATCTCGGGGTGAGCCCGGGGGATCAGGTGACCCTCGCAGCCGGCGCGGACGAGCCCGGGGTGACAACGCCGGTAGCGTTGGGGCAACGCTCGGCTCCGGAGCCGACCGATGGGTGA
- the proC gene encoding pyrroline-5-carboxylate reductase, with product MVESSASEVGSPPAGIRSSGIAVQFVGGGRMGEAIIAGLIRSGELRAEEIAVVEALPARREQLRVTYPQLVLGDVPTAAPTVIAVKPDDVAAAVSKAVAAGVDTVLSVAAGVPLGRLEVAAGPGVAVVRAMPNTPALVGAGVAALAPGSEADETVLVWAEGILGAVGDVVRVSEAQLDAVTGISGSGPAYVFLVAEALIEAAVAEGLPRPVAERLVVGTVRGAGMMLAESGQSAGELRAGVTSPGGTTAAGLRALEDRAVRGAFAAAVAAATERSRLLGAG from the coding sequence ATGGTCGAATCGTCCGCTTCCGAGGTTGGCTCACCACCGGCAGGAATCCGCTCCTCCGGCATCGCCGTGCAGTTCGTCGGCGGGGGGCGCATGGGCGAAGCGATCATCGCTGGCCTGATCCGGTCCGGTGAGCTGCGGGCCGAGGAGATCGCCGTGGTCGAGGCGCTGCCCGCCCGACGCGAACAGCTTCGGGTGACATATCCGCAGCTGGTGCTGGGCGACGTTCCGACGGCGGCGCCGACCGTGATCGCCGTCAAGCCCGACGATGTGGCCGCAGCGGTGAGCAAAGCGGTGGCCGCCGGGGTTGACACCGTGTTGTCGGTGGCGGCGGGCGTGCCGCTCGGCCGGTTGGAGGTGGCGGCCGGCCCGGGCGTCGCCGTGGTTCGGGCCATGCCCAACACCCCGGCCCTCGTCGGTGCCGGGGTGGCCGCGCTTGCCCCCGGCTCGGAAGCCGACGAGACCGTGTTGGTCTGGGCGGAGGGCATCCTCGGCGCGGTCGGAGACGTGGTGCGGGTGAGCGAAGCGCAGCTCGACGCGGTCACCGGCATCTCCGGATCCGGGCCCGCTTACGTCTTTTTGGTGGCCGAGGCGCTCATCGAGGCTGCCGTGGCGGAGGGGCTGCCCCGTCCGGTGGCCGAGCGGCTGGTCGTCGGCACGGTGCGGGGCGCCGGAATGATGCTGGCCGAGTCCGGCCAGTCGGCCGGCGAGCTGCGCGCCGGGGTGACCTCGCCAGGTGGAACGACCGCCGCAGGGCTCCGTGCACTCGAAGATCGGGCGGTGCGCGGGGCGTTTGCTGCGGCGGTCGCCGCTGCCACCGAGCGGTCGCGTCTGCTCGGCGCCGGCTGA
- a CDS encoding AMP-binding protein has translation MNLGSIIDGHDDDRVAVLSRGRPTTYGVLRRQVGGLRAGLTELGLCPGDRVAIIASNNRYFVVGYLAVVGAGMVAVPIDPTTPALAVKEELDAVQARALIAGPSARALVTANTEGALDDVEFVIGCGFTPEGGTTFEKLIECEPTDRVELDGDAPAVLAFTSGTAGSPKPAILSHAALSVNIEQQKASAEDRVRADDVTLGVAPLSHIMGLNSVLSSSLSVGASTLLIERFDPVLALESMQKHGVTVAVGPPTMWSSWLNLPDLPADVFASVRIAVSGAARLPEKVSRAFEERFGVRLWEGYGLTEAAPVVCSSYGTDAPHGSVGIPVPGLEVRLVDRDGGDVLIGDPGELLVRGPNVFSGYLDEPEATADALDGDGWLHTGDIAVVDDDGYVFLVDRSKDLIIVSGFNVFPAEVENAIRTHPQVDDCVVVGVPHPSTGESVVAYVVVSDGASLEEEGVIRYSQTRLARYKCPKKIWFTEEVPQDLGGKVLRRMLPKPPSAQVGEWKPHTTD, from the coding sequence GTGAACCTGGGCAGCATTATCGACGGGCACGACGACGACCGCGTAGCGGTGCTGAGCCGTGGCCGACCGACCACCTATGGGGTACTGCGCCGTCAGGTCGGGGGGCTGAGGGCGGGCCTGACCGAGCTCGGGCTGTGTCCAGGCGACCGGGTGGCGATCATCGCGTCGAACAACCGCTACTTCGTCGTCGGCTACCTGGCGGTGGTCGGCGCCGGCATGGTGGCGGTGCCGATCGATCCGACCACGCCGGCGCTGGCCGTGAAGGAGGAGCTCGACGCGGTGCAGGCTCGGGCGCTGATCGCCGGCCCGTCGGCCCGGGCGTTGGTCACCGCCAACACCGAAGGTGCCCTCGACGACGTCGAGTTCGTCATCGGGTGCGGGTTCACCCCGGAGGGCGGCACCACCTTCGAGAAGCTGATCGAGTGTGAACCCACCGACCGGGTCGAGCTCGACGGGGATGCCCCCGCCGTGCTCGCCTTCACGTCGGGCACCGCCGGGTCGCCCAAGCCGGCCATCCTCAGCCACGCTGCGCTGTCGGTGAACATCGAACAGCAGAAGGCCTCGGCCGAGGATCGGGTGCGGGCCGATGACGTCACCCTGGGGGTCGCTCCGCTCAGCCACATCATGGGTCTCAACTCGGTGCTGTCCTCGTCCCTTTCGGTCGGGGCCTCGACGCTGCTGATCGAGCGCTTCGATCCGGTGCTGGCGCTCGAGTCGATGCAGAAGCACGGGGTGACCGTGGCGGTCGGTCCGCCGACGATGTGGTCGTCGTGGCTCAACCTGCCCGACCTGCCCGCCGACGTGTTCGCCTCGGTCCGGATCGCAGTCTCCGGGGCCGCCCGGCTGCCCGAGAAGGTCTCCAGGGCGTTCGAGGAGCGCTTCGGGGTGCGCCTTTGGGAGGGCTACGGGCTCACCGAGGCGGCGCCGGTGGTGTGCAGCTCGTACGGCACCGATGCCCCGCACGGGTCGGTCGGCATTCCCGTGCCCGGGCTGGAGGTGCGCCTGGTCGACCGCGACGGCGGCGACGTACTGATCGGCGATCCCGGCGAGCTGCTGGTTCGGGGCCCCAACGTCTTCTCCGGCTACCTCGACGAGCCCGAGGCCACCGCCGATGCGCTCGACGGCGACGGCTGGCTGCACACCGGCGACATCGCGGTCGTCGACGATGACGGCTACGTGTTTCTGGTCGACCGCAGCAAGGACTTGATCATCGTGTCCGGGTTCAACGTGTTCCCCGCCGAGGTTGAGAACGCCATCCGCACGCACCCCCAGGTGGACGACTGCGTCGTCGTCGGCGTTCCCCACCCGAGCACGGGCGAATCGGTCGTTGCCTACGTGGTGGTCAGCGACGGAGCGTCGCTCGAGGAGGAGGGCGTGATCCGCTACAGCCAGACCCGCCTGGCCCGGTACAAGTGCCCCAAGAAGATCTGGTTTACCGAGGAGGTCCCCCAGGACCTCGGCGGCAAGGTGCTGCGCCGCATGCTCCCCAAGCCGCCGTCGGCGCAGGTGGGCGAATGGAAGCCTCACACGACCGACTGA
- a CDS encoding nitroreductase family deazaflavin-dependent oxidoreductase — MVEHDTVTDEYIVCAGLGRSSDWYRNLVARPALRVQVGNRSWEPRQRLLDVTEAADRFARYEHRHPRTAKRLLAWMERSYDGSDAGRLAMMDEMPMVAFGRR; from the coding sequence GTGGTTGAACATGACACGGTCACCGACGAGTACATCGTGTGTGCCGGCCTCGGCCGGAGCTCCGACTGGTATCGCAACCTGGTCGCTCGTCCGGCACTCCGAGTGCAGGTGGGCAACCGCTCTTGGGAGCCGAGGCAGCGGTTACTCGATGTCACCGAGGCGGCCGATCGCTTCGCCCGCTACGAGCATCGACATCCACGAACCGCCAAGCGACTCTTGGCATGGATGGAGCGTTCCTACGACGGCTCCGACGCCGGGCGTCTGGCCATGATGGACGAGATGCCGATGGTGGCCTTCGGGCGCAGGTGA
- a CDS encoding histidine phosphatase family protein, which translates to MPLEVLLIRHGQSEWNASGRWQGQQDPPLTDTGRNDARRAAAGLGTFDAVMSSPLLRAAETAAAIAEGIGVGPVLTDDRWMERSAGSWEGLTRSEIEAGWPGYLADGKRPDNWEDDDLLMARAQGALTDLWAEMADAQVAIVTHSGLIMAVERHLGQHSGRMPNLGGRWLRGAGPDRWQLGPRVQLIDAATSSGVLE; encoded by the coding sequence ATGCCGCTGGAAGTACTCCTCATCCGCCACGGACAGTCGGAATGGAACGCGTCGGGACGGTGGCAGGGCCAGCAGGATCCACCGCTCACCGACACGGGCCGAAACGATGCTCGACGTGCCGCTGCCGGGCTCGGCACCTTCGATGCCGTCATGTCCTCTCCGCTGCTGCGGGCGGCCGAGACGGCGGCTGCCATCGCCGAGGGAATCGGGGTGGGACCCGTGCTCACCGATGATCGGTGGATGGAACGCAGCGCCGGCTCCTGGGAAGGGCTCACCCGGTCCGAGATCGAAGCCGGCTGGCCCGGCTACCTCGCCGACGGGAAGCGTCCCGACAACTGGGAGGACGACGATCTGCTGATGGCGCGTGCGCAGGGGGCGCTCACCGACCTGTGGGCCGAAATGGCCGACGCCCAGGTGGCGATCGTCACCCACTCCGGCCTGATCATGGCGGTGGAACGACACCTCGGCCAGCACTCTGGCCGCATGCCCAACCTGGGCGGCCGGTGGCTGCGTGGCGCCGGTCCCGACCGTTGGCAGCTTGGCCCCCGAGTGCAGTTGATCGACGCAGCAACCAGCTCGGGCGTGTTGGAGTAG
- a CDS encoding type III secretion system chaperone, with protein MADRPPPDADVTRAATDALHAWLDEAAGYPMIDAVVRDETPGRSLDGERWFLRVLGEAKGVWSLWVSAHQRSLHFEAYFTPPPERNAERFYEHLLRRNRSTDDVAFCIGDEDAVFLRSKLSLEHVSHDELDRTLGSFYGAVEDAFGTAVRLSFAKDG; from the coding sequence ATGGCCGATCGACCCCCTCCCGACGCCGACGTCACCCGGGCTGCGACCGATGCGTTGCACGCCTGGCTCGACGAGGCGGCGGGTTACCCGATGATCGATGCCGTCGTGCGGGACGAGACGCCGGGACGGTCCCTGGACGGTGAGCGATGGTTCTTGCGGGTGCTCGGCGAGGCCAAGGGAGTGTGGTCGCTGTGGGTGAGCGCCCATCAGCGCAGCCTGCACTTCGAGGCGTACTTCACGCCGCCGCCCGAACGGAACGCCGAGCGCTTTTACGAGCACCTGCTCCGTCGCAACCGCAGCACCGACGATGTGGCGTTCTGCATCGGCGATGAGGACGCGGTGTTTTTGCGGTCGAAGCTGTCGCTCGAGCACGTCAGCCACGACGAACTCGACCGCACCCTGGGCAGCTTTTACGGTGCCGTGGAGGACGCTTTCGGTACCGCCGTGCGGCTGAGCTTCGCCAAGGACGGCTGA
- a CDS encoding helix-turn-helix domain-containing protein, protein MCAVKDEIDRRWDDVGEFIREQRNLGELSLRRLSEMAGISNPYLSQIERGLRRPSAEILQQIARALQISAETLYVRAGILDEPTGVFDLVAEIRRDPHMTEEQKKTLVRIYDSFRRENGDLAPGEASTDG, encoded by the coding sequence GTGTGCGCCGTGAAGGACGAGATCGATCGCCGTTGGGATGATGTCGGCGAATTCATTCGGGAACAACGAAACCTCGGTGAACTCTCGCTGCGTCGGCTGTCCGAGATGGCCGGGATCTCCAATCCGTATCTCAGCCAGATCGAGCGCGGCCTGCGTCGCCCCTCGGCGGAGATCCTCCAGCAGATCGCCCGGGCTCTGCAGATCTCGGCGGAGACCCTGTACGTGCGGGCGGGCATCCTTGACGAGCCGACCGGGGTCTTCGACCTGGTCGCTGAGATCCGTCGGGACCCGCACATGACCGAGGAACAGAAAAAGACGCTGGTCCGGATCTACGACTCGTTCCGTCGGGAGAACGGTGACCTTGCGCCCGGTGAAGCTTCGACCGACGGCTAG
- a CDS encoding GNAT family N-acetyltransferase, with product MADHAQVSEARAMERLPERTQTQRLVLRRLTPEDEPVLGASVTASLEHLLPWFPWADHEPVSPEQRRQRIATWEQEWRAGGDLYCGVFLDGAHIGNIGLHRRRIADSIEIGYWLHVDHTGHGYITEASEALTTLAFEQPGIERVAIHHDRANVASGAVPRRLGFTLEREVTKELQAPGEDGVEFQWKMVRAAWATRLVRAPR from the coding sequence GTGGCGGATCACGCCCAGGTGAGCGAGGCTCGGGCCATGGAGCGGCTGCCCGAGCGCACCCAGACCCAACGGCTGGTGCTGCGACGGCTGACGCCCGAGGACGAACCGGTCTTGGGGGCGAGCGTGACCGCCAGTCTGGAGCACCTCCTCCCCTGGTTTCCCTGGGCGGATCACGAGCCGGTCAGCCCGGAACAGCGACGGCAGCGGATCGCGACCTGGGAGCAGGAGTGGCGTGCCGGTGGCGACCTGTACTGCGGCGTTTTTCTCGACGGTGCGCACATTGGCAACATCGGGCTGCACCGGCGCCGCATCGCCGACTCCATCGAGATCGGCTACTGGCTGCACGTCGACCACACCGGCCACGGCTACATCACCGAGGCCAGCGAGGCGCTGACCACCCTGGCCTTCGAACAACCTGGCATCGAACGGGTGGCCATCCACCACGATCGGGCCAACGTCGCCAGCGGCGCAGTGCCTCGACGGCTGGGGTTCACCTTGGAGCGGGAGGTCACCAAGGAGCTCCAGGCACCCGGCGAGGACGGCGTGGAGTTCCAGTGGAAGATGGTCCGAGCGGCGTGGGCCACGCGGCTGGTCCGGGCTCCCCGCTGA
- a CDS encoding redox-sensing transcriptional repressor Rex: protein MTEDRPGGHGPEFHSARTGDAIPGATVARLPVYLRAVVAERDAGASTISSDRLAELAGVNAAKVRKDLSFLGSYGIRGVGYDVTRLMMEMSRQLGLSQDWPCVIVGAGNLGAALVNYLAGAGRGFSVAAIVDADDDKWGTHIGAVAVHSDDDLPRLVAEGAIVIGIITTPPTVAQDVADQLVAAGVSSILNFAPVVLSVPDWVLLRNVDLALELQVLSFYQGRTRPGSSPEAPPDAGSNPLDGPAASLGVSADTRLAREA from the coding sequence ATGACCGAGGATCGCCCGGGCGGGCACGGCCCAGAGTTCCACTCCGCTCGCACCGGCGACGCCATCCCCGGAGCGACGGTCGCACGCCTGCCGGTCTACCTGAGGGCGGTGGTGGCCGAACGCGACGCCGGGGCATCGACGATCAGCTCGGACCGTCTAGCCGAGTTGGCCGGGGTCAACGCCGCCAAGGTTCGCAAAGACCTGTCGTTCCTGGGCAGCTATGGGATCCGCGGGGTCGGCTACGACGTCACCCGGCTGATGATGGAGATGAGCCGGCAACTCGGGCTCTCCCAGGACTGGCCCTGCGTCATCGTGGGGGCGGGCAACCTGGGCGCCGCGCTGGTCAACTATCTGGCGGGGGCCGGGCGGGGCTTCTCGGTGGCGGCGATCGTCGATGCCGACGACGACAAGTGGGGGACCCACATCGGCGCGGTGGCGGTCCACAGCGACGACGATCTACCCCGCTTGGTCGCCGAGGGCGCCATCGTCATCGGCATCATCACGACGCCCCCGACCGTCGCCCAGGATGTCGCCGACCAGCTGGTCGCTGCCGGCGTGAGCTCGATCCTCAACTTTGCGCCGGTCGTCTTGTCGGTCCCCGACTGGGTGTTGTTGCGCAACGTCGACCTGGCACTCGAATTGCAGGTGCTGTCGTTCTACCAGGGTCGAACTCGCCCCGGGTCGTCCCCGGAGGCGCCCCCGGACGCCGGCAGCAACCCGTTGGACGGTCCGGCGGCCTCCCTCGGCGTGTCCGCTGACACCCGCTTGGCGCGCGAGGCCTGA
- a CDS encoding penicillin acylase family protein, producing the protein MNERFRSKGPLTELPADRAPAARTSRRPGRRTGLRSLVRARTLAVAGLAGMLVLAGCTDDGEDEKAKDAEGKVIGSGDAYSATITRTEGGVPHITGKTLDDVTFGQGYASGQDHACSLADQVLKVRGRKAEFMGPGEDDANINSDFAWRAIGIADIADADFEKAPEDVKDLMGSFVAGWNAHLDEVGADGVTGWCAGEPWVVPLEPKDLYAYARSVALNASGARLADFIATAQPPNAEGADDVTTTTAAAGASTSAAEDTTTTAAAGAVATEGEANTTMTGPTEEQGSNGWAIGSKNSEEGGGMLLANPHFPWQGELRFWESHLTVTGDDPSDIYGAQLLGLPGVGIGATDEFAWTHTVSDGNRFTAYKLTLAPDDPTAYVVDGETVQMTSKDVTIEVADASGETTEQSRTMWSTEFGPVIDFPGVGWTDETAITYRDANIDNDEFVEQYRAIDTAQSFDEFVDAHADIQGVPLFNTVAVSKDGRAWYADTSATPNLSDEAIDAYEDALENDPITRAAADSGAVLLDGSKGYNRWEEVDGARDPGLVPYSKMPQLERDDYVFNANDSFWLANRDQLIEGDYSPLHGTQDTERSVRTLQNLSVLDGADTERLAGDDNKFGLEELQVAALDDNAYTAAQLRTDVVARCEAASDPVKVEAILGPEGGDGQPGEEIAPAGEIDLTDACRVLDEWDGHFDPDSEGAPLWREFLNGFGDESIWANGFDPAKPLETPNGLVESGADGDPVLINLATAQQLLESQDLKVNVSLGELQTDGRVDDGSAIPGGLGDEGVTNVVGRGGLGGTSEPVRDLLDPLTNDTGLTEEGYPVTNGSSFIMTVEYGPNGPEIRTILTYGQTGDQNSPLFTEQTEMFSEKQWKTVSLDSDVIAEEAISDPITVKG; encoded by the coding sequence ATGAATGAACGCTTCAGGAGTAAAGGTCCTCTGACCGAGTTGCCCGCCGACCGCGCCCCAGCTGCCCGCACCTCCCGCCGACCCGGTCGCCGAACGGGGCTGAGGTCGCTCGTCCGCGCCCGCACGCTGGCCGTCGCCGGCCTCGCAGGGATGCTCGTGCTGGCCGGATGCACCGACGATGGCGAGGACGAGAAGGCCAAGGATGCCGAGGGCAAGGTCATCGGGTCCGGCGACGCCTACTCGGCCACGATCACCCGCACGGAGGGTGGGGTTCCCCACATCACGGGGAAGACGCTCGACGACGTCACTTTCGGCCAGGGGTACGCCTCGGGCCAGGACCACGCATGCAGCCTGGCCGACCAGGTGCTGAAGGTGCGGGGACGCAAAGCCGAGTTCATGGGCCCCGGCGAGGACGACGCCAACATCAACTCCGACTTCGCATGGCGGGCCATCGGCATCGCCGACATTGCCGATGCTGACTTCGAGAAGGCGCCCGAGGACGTGAAAGACCTGATGGGGTCCTTCGTGGCCGGTTGGAACGCCCACCTCGACGAGGTGGGCGCGGACGGGGTGACCGGCTGGTGCGCCGGCGAGCCGTGGGTGGTTCCTCTCGAGCCCAAGGATCTCTACGCCTACGCTCGCTCCGTGGCCCTCAACGCCTCCGGCGCGCGTCTGGCCGACTTCATCGCCACCGCCCAGCCGCCCAATGCCGAGGGTGCGGACGACGTCACGACCACGACGGCAGCGGCCGGCGCCAGCACGTCGGCGGCCGAGGACACGACCACGACGGCAGCGGCCGGCGCAGTCGCGACCGAGGGAGAGGCGAACACGACGATGACCGGGCCCACCGAGGAGCAGGGCTCCAACGGCTGGGCGATCGGATCGAAGAACTCCGAGGAGGGTGGCGGCATGTTGCTCGCCAACCCGCACTTCCCCTGGCAGGGCGAGCTGCGCTTCTGGGAGAGCCACCTCACGGTGACCGGCGATGACCCTTCCGACATCTACGGGGCTCAGCTGCTTGGCCTACCCGGCGTGGGCATTGGCGCCACCGACGAGTTCGCATGGACCCACACCGTGTCGGACGGCAACCGCTTCACCGCCTACAAGCTGACCCTGGCCCCCGACGATCCGACCGCCTACGTCGTCGATGGTGAGACCGTCCAGATGACGTCGAAGGACGTCACGATCGAGGTGGCGGACGCTTCGGGGGAGACCACCGAACAGAGTCGCACGATGTGGAGTACCGAGTTCGGGCCGGTCATCGACTTCCCGGGTGTCGGCTGGACCGACGAGACCGCCATCACCTACCGGGATGCCAACATCGACAACGACGAGTTCGTCGAGCAGTACCGGGCGATCGACACGGCCCAGAGCTTTGATGAGTTCGTCGACGCCCACGCAGACATTCAGGGCGTCCCCCTGTTCAACACGGTCGCAGTCAGCAAGGACGGCCGAGCCTGGTACGCCGACACCTCCGCCACGCCGAACCTGTCCGACGAGGCGATCGACGCCTACGAGGATGCATTGGAGAACGACCCCATCACCCGGGCGGCGGCCGACTCTGGCGCCGTACTGCTCGACGGGTCCAAGGGTTACAACCGTTGGGAAGAGGTCGACGGCGCTCGGGACCCCGGGTTGGTCCCCTACTCAAAAATGCCTCAACTGGAGCGCGATGACTACGTGTTCAACGCCAACGACAGCTTTTGGCTGGCCAACCGTGATCAGCTGATCGAGGGCGACTACTCGCCGCTACACGGCACCCAGGACACCGAACGGTCGGTACGCACCCTGCAGAACCTGTCAGTGCTGGACGGCGCCGACACCGAACGCCTCGCCGGCGATGACAACAAGTTCGGCCTGGAGGAGTTGCAGGTCGCCGCTCTGGACGACAACGCCTACACGGCAGCCCAACTGCGCACCGACGTCGTCGCTCGCTGCGAGGCCGCATCGGACCCGGTGAAGGTGGAGGCGATCCTGGGCCCGGAAGGCGGCGACGGCCAGCCCGGCGAGGAGATCGCCCCCGCCGGAGAGATCGACCTCACCGACGCCTGCCGGGTGCTCGACGAGTGGGACGGGCACTTCGATCCCGACTCGGAGGGCGCTCCGCTGTGGCGGGAGTTTCTCAACGGCTTTGGCGACGAGTCGATCTGGGCCAACGGGTTCGACCCGGCCAAGCCGCTGGAGACGCCCAACGGTCTGGTCGAGTCCGGGGCCGACGGCGACCCGGTGCTGATCAACCTGGCCACGGCCCAGCAGCTGCTCGAGTCTCAAGACCTGAAGGTCAACGTGTCGCTCGGCGAGCTGCAAACGGATGGACGGGTCGATGACGGCTCTGCGATCCCGGGCGGGCTGGGCGACGAGGGCGTCACCAACGTGGTCGGTCGCGGCGGTCTGGGTGGGACCAGCGAGCCGGTGCGAGATCTTCTCGACCCCCTCACCAACGACACCGGGCTGACCGAGGAGGGATACCCGGTCACCAACGGGTCGAGCTTCATCATGACGGTCGAGTACGGCCCGAACGGCCCCGAGATCCGCACGATCCTCACCTACGGACAGACCGGGGATCAGAACTCCCCACTGTTCACCGAGCAGACCGAGATGTTCTCCGAGAAGCAGTGGAAGACCGTCTCCCTCGATTCCGACGTGATCGCCGAGGAGGCGATCAGCGACCCGATCACCGTCAAGGGCTGA
- a CDS encoding MoaD/ThiS family protein, with protein sequence MAVLRLFAQAREAAGTPSMELTGASVGDVLDAASRQLGPAFDEVLASSKLWLNGEPTDRNATVSDADEVAVLPPISGGDA encoded by the coding sequence ATGGCTGTTCTGCGCCTCTTCGCTCAGGCACGCGAGGCCGCTGGAACTCCTTCGATGGAGCTGACCGGCGCGTCAGTCGGCGATGTGCTCGATGCCGCGTCCCGACAGCTGGGCCCGGCTTTCGATGAGGTGCTCGCCAGCTCGAAGCTGTGGCTCAACGGCGAGCCGACCGATCGAAACGCCACGGTGAGTGATGCCGACGAGGTTGCGGTGCTCCCCCCGATCTCGGGCGGCGACGCGTGA
- a CDS encoding glycosyltransferase, which produces MSDLVRRLCVLSMHTSPLAQPGSADAGGMNVYVRELATSLAQAGVAVRVYTRATHGVPAGPQTVEPNLVVVPIAAGDPDLSKEDLGSAIEEFTAGVALDLAATGGTDAIHANYWLSAVAGQTLAHALRVPLAVSFHTLARVKLAHGDPEPGGRAAAEERAVASADVLCAASASDASDLSTHYGADPRRIVRVPPGVQHAFFSPGSRAGARRALGLGDAPHVLFVGRIQPLKGLDVAVCAMAELQRSDARLLAVGGPSGPHGAAEQARVNNLIAAAGLGDRVTITDPQPHHILSTYYRAADVVVVPSRTESFGLVALEAASCGRPVVAADVGGLRGLVLHGESGLRVRGRDPRHWAAAIGEVLGDPERAAAFGVAGATLGRSYRWSTTAQALLAALDRAVVEHGERR; this is translated from the coding sequence GTGAGCGACCTCGTGCGGCGGCTGTGCGTGCTGTCGATGCACACCTCGCCGCTCGCTCAGCCTGGGTCGGCTGATGCGGGGGGTATGAACGTCTATGTGCGGGAGCTGGCCACCTCGTTGGCCCAGGCCGGTGTGGCCGTTCGCGTCTACACCCGGGCGACGCACGGCGTGCCCGCGGGGCCGCAGACGGTGGAGCCCAACCTGGTCGTCGTGCCGATCGCAGCCGGCGATCCCGATCTGTCCAAGGAGGATCTGGGCTCGGCGATCGAGGAGTTCACCGCCGGCGTGGCCCTAGACCTGGCGGCCACCGGGGGCACCGATGCCATCCACGCCAACTACTGGTTGTCGGCGGTGGCCGGCCAGACACTGGCCCATGCTCTGAGGGTGCCGCTGGCGGTGAGCTTTCACACGCTCGCCCGGGTGAAGTTGGCCCACGGCGATCCGGAGCCCGGCGGACGGGCCGCCGCCGAGGAACGGGCGGTCGCGTCGGCCGACGTGCTGTGTGCCGCCTCGGCCAGCGATGCCTCCGACCTCTCGACCCACTACGGCGCAGATCCCCGCCGCATCGTGCGCGTGCCACCGGGGGTGCAACACGCCTTCTTCTCTCCGGGTAGCCGGGCAGGGGCGCGCCGAGCACTCGGGCTGGGCGACGCCCCGCACGTGCTGTTCGTCGGTCGTATCCAGCCGCTCAAGGGGCTCGATGTGGCGGTGTGTGCCATGGCCGAACTGCAGCGCAGCGATGCGCGCCTGCTGGCGGTCGGCGGGCCCTCGGGCCCCCACGGCGCAGCAGAGCAGGCGCGGGTCAACAACCTCATCGCCGCTGCTGGGCTGGGCGACCGGGTGACGATCACCGATCCCCAGCCCCACCACATCCTCTCGACCTACTACCGGGCGGCCGACGTCGTCGTCGTGCCCAGCCGCACCGAGAGTTTCGGTTTGGTCGCCCTCGAGGCGGCGTCGTGCGGGCGTCCGGTCGTGGCCGCCGATGTCGGTGGGCTCCGCGGCCTGGTCCTGCATGGCGAGTCCGGGCTGCGGGTGCGGGGCCGAGACCCCCGGCACTGGGCGGCCGCCATCGGCGAGGTGCTCGGCGACCCGGAACGGGCGGCGGCTTTCGGCGTCGCCGGCGCGACGCTCGGGCGGTCCTACCGCTGGTCGACCACCGCCCAAGCGCTCCTCGCAGCGCTCGATCGGGCGGTGGTGGAACACGGTGAGCGCCGCTGA